From [Flavobacterium] thermophilum:
CCGTCGACATTTTTCACTTGGAATCCTTCCTCCCGGCCGCGGCGCAGCATGTACTCGAGCGCCTCCGCCACCTTCGGGCCAAACGGCGCCCCCGGTTTCGCCCCGTCGTCGTCGCGGACGCTCGGAATGCGGACAAGCGCTTGCACGTCGCGGATGAGATCGTCTTTCCGCTTTTGCGCTTCCTCGATCCAATTGATCTCCAACGCCATTCTCCCTTTCTTGTTCATCGCTCTTTGTTGTCAACGTATCACATCGAAAAACAGAAGTCAAAATGTTTCGTTCGTCACAACTTTGTTTCGATTTCGCTACAAAAAGTTTAAATTTTTCGCGAATAAGGGCAAACGGGTAGCATTTTCCCTCTCATTTCGTGTACAATGGTAGTAAACAGACAAAGACATCTCTCATCTGCTAGCGGTCGGTTGTGCCATGCGAATGATGCTAAGATAGGGAGTGGTCTTTTGAAACCTTCAACACATCGGATGCTTACCCGCATCAAATCCGTGTATATGTACATTAGCGAAAAAGGAACGGTTACGACCCAAGAGCTTGTTGATGAGTTCGGCACCACCCCACGAACGATCCAGCGCGACTTAAACGTGCTTATGTACAACGATCTCGTTCGCAGCCCAAGCAAGGGCAAATGGACGACCACAAACAAAAAAGTGCGCATCTCTTCGTAAACCCGGTGCCAATAGGGTAGGCAAGATGGGAGATGAACGCGAACCATTTTTCCACAGATGAATATCCACTATTTTTCCATAAAAAAGGAACCGCGTCAGGTTCCTTTTTTTTCGTCCGTCTCTGGCCGGTATTGCTTCAACATGTCCACCTCTTCGTCCGTCAATTCCCGATACTCGCCGACGGCCAAATCCGGGTCAAGGGCGAGCGGCCCCATTTGAATTCGTTTTAAATAGACGACCCGTTTGCCGACCGCTTGGAACATCCGCTTCACTTGATGGAACTTCCCTTCGGTGATCGTCACCTCGACATCGGAACGAAGGCCGGATTTCAACACAACGAGCTTGGCCGGCTTTGTTTCATAGCCGTCATCAAGGACGACGCCGCGCTGAAACACCGCGACATCCGCTTCCGTCACTTCCCCGTCCACGACGGCAAAATACGTTTTCGGCACGTGTTTTTTCGGCGACAACAGCTGATGGGCGAGCTGGCCGTCATTCGTCAAGAGCAGCAGCCCTTCCGTATCTTTGTCAAGCCGCCCGACCGGAAACGGGGAAAATGCCCGGTCTTCTTCTTCAAGCAAATCGACGACCGTCTCTTCCACGGCATCTTCCGTCGCGGAAACGACCCCCGAAGGCTTATTCATCATCAAGTAAATGAATGGCTTGTACTCGACCGTTTCTCCCCAAACGGTCACGATTTGCTCATCCGGCCGCACTTTCGTTTTCGCATCACGAACCGGCGCGCCGTCCACTTTCACCGCTCCGGACTTGAGCAGCTTTTTCACTTCCTTCCTCGTCCCATACCCCATATGGGCGAGCAGCTTGTCAATGCGCAGCTCCACAAATCTCCCTCCTAAAAATATGGCCTTCATTAGGCGTTCATCTAGTCCGCTTCCGCCTTCCCCCCATACACTGTGAAGGAAACATCAAGAAGGGGGATTTGCCGATGAATGAATATTACTATTATGTCCCAACGTTGGATGATTACCGTCAACAGCCGCCAGCCAGCCAATTTTGGCCCGGATACCCAGGCGGGCCATTCGCCAACTGGGCGCGGCGCATCGAACGGCTTGAGCGGGCCGTCGAACGGCTCGACCGCCGGCTCGACCGGGTGGAAAGCCGCCTCGATCGCATCGAACGCCGGCTCGGCCTGTCGTAAGCGAAATGGAGAAAGAAGGCGGGGACGACCGCCTTCTTCTTTTTTTGCTGCAAGCCGAACGGCATGGGGGAGGGCGAAAAACAGCCGTCGTCGAACCCTTTCGCTCGGGCGCTGCGATGTTCGCAAGAAGCGCCGTCCGCCAGGCTCCCGGCCTAAACGAGCCGCTTCTAGGAAACGGCCGATCCCCCATACACCCTCGTCTACGATACCGCCTTTTTCTCTTTCCGGCGCCAAAACGCAAACCGGTCGCCAAACAGCGCCGAAAACAACCCGGAGCGGATGCTGAGAAACAAGTAGACGGCCGCCCCGACCGCTGCGCCGATGGAAACAGCGCCCACCGATTCAGCGGTGCCGGCGCGGTAATCGATCCATCGGGACGCCAGCGCCTCGACCCCCATAACCGCCGCTGACATCGCCGCCGTCAGGATGGCCATAAACGCCGTCCGGCGGGCGACAAACCGATAGCGGTAGCGCGTGCGGCGCTGAATGACCCATAAGTTGAACGCCACCGAGACGAAATAGCCCGCCATCGTGGCCACAATGGCCCCGACGGCCGACCATTTCATAATGAGCGGCGTGTTGAGCAAAAGCTTCACAAGCAAGCCGGCAGCCAAACTGACGACCGTAAACCGCTGCTCGTTGATGCCTTGCATGATCGCCGCCGTCACAGAAAACAAAGCGTACAAAATCGCC
This genomic window contains:
- the ytzE gene encoding Uncharacterized HTH-type transcriptional regulator ytzE; translation: MKPSTHRMLTRIKSVYMYISEKGTVTTQELVDEFGTTPRTIQRDLNVLMYNDLVRSPSKGKWTTTNKKVRISS
- the rsuA gene encoding Ribosomal small subunit pseudouridine synthase A, coding for MELRIDKLLAHMGYGTRKEVKKLLKSGAVKVDGAPVRDAKTKVRPDEQIVTVWGETVEYKPFIYLMMNKPSGVVSATEDAVEETVVDLLEEEDRAFSPFPVGRLDKDTEGLLLLTNDGQLAHQLLSPKKHVPKTYFAVVDGEVTEADVAVFQRGVVLDDGYETKPAKLVVLKSGLRSDVEVTITEGKFHQVKRMFQAVGKRVVYLKRIQMGPLALDPDLAVGEYRELTDEEVDMLKQYRPETDEKKGT